TCTTCAAGGAGtatgttaaaaggaaaacaccAGAGGACAAGTTTGGGACTAAGAGCTTTGACAATCTGTGCATAGTCACATCAGACAAGTTGCTGTGTGAGCTCACCTGTCAGATggtattttcagctgtttgttCAGCAGGTCACAGAGCAATTTGGAGTAGACCTTGTTCTCCTGCTCTCCTATCTTCCCAATGCTGTAAAGAAAGCACATAGCACAGGGGGCTGTGGAGCCGCCGAAGGACATCACCTGATCAGGAGAGATCTGTATTGCTAGATactgttggggaaaaaaataagaaaagaaaaaaaaagagtattatCTTCCTTTGCCATGTTaggaaaagttttgaaaatcGCAAAATCCCAGATGCCATTACTTAGgcttttgaatttttcttgtATGTACTTCATTGCACTCTCAGATCTCCTGAATGTTTTTCTGCAAGTCACAGAGATGAGAAGGTAAAAAGTACTCCCATAATATACCATTTGGGGGTAGAACTGATGGCTGCTTTCCTAGCTAAAACTACTAGCAACacatgaaactgaaaagaatgGTCACTGGCAGttacaggtattttttttaccacttaCTACAATGCAAATAGGTTCACTCATGCACTTGTGAAGTTACAGTGGAGCACCAATCTTTCCCTGCCTTCTGTCTTCTCCTTGAAGACTTTGTCCTCCAAGCCTTGCTTGCTACACTCAAGGCTTTTGTGTGTTGGTACCCAACTGTACAAGTTTGCATTCTTCTGAGATGTTCCCTGCTGTGTTAAGGGCCAGAACAAGGCATCATGACAGCTAGGCTTGGGAGTCTCAGTTCCTAATGATTTCAGGTAAAGATaattggggtggggggcggaCGGACACACTGCACCTCACGTGCAGGACAGCCCCTTCCTCAGCTTGAGCAACTGTCCCTGGCTAGCCGGCAccacctctgctcctcctgcagccaggagtGAAGCCAGGACCTGGAGAAACAAAGGCAGAACCGAAGCAGTGGGTGGTCCAGAGTCTGCTGTGTAGACAGACCCTGCTGAAGCATTCAGAATGGGGCAGGAGGCACGTCTAGGGAGGAGGGGATCCTAGCAGTGCCCAGTGCCTGACAAATGCTGCTGTCTTGCAGTGAATGCTGTAGGTAATTGCAGGCTTTGACCCCAGAGCACCCAGTTCCATACTGGAAGATGGGCTCTGGACGCTCTGCCCAAGTACAGCGTTGGGAGGAGGACCCTGTAGCAGCATTGTCTTTGCTGCCCATGAGATTGGGGTGGAAAGTTCAGGTGCTGAGCACTCGGTGACGTGCAAAACAGCCAGAATCTGCTCCAAGCCACCAGGCTCTCCCTGCCTATGCAGGGATGAGTGAATGCTGCCAGGGTTTGCAACTGCATTGCTCCAGCCCCGCGTTCCTGAGAGATTTTGCACCTCactggctcctgctgcagtcTTCCCTGCTGAGGTAAATGTGAACTGACACAGCTGAGGTCTAGACCAACACCCCCCTCGTTAAACAAAATACAGCTTAATCCTGCTTTTGTTCTTGATAGCAGGAAAACTGGAAGAAAGTATCCATGTTAACATTAACGAGCAGCCTGCAGTTCTCCCTGCTGCTAATGCGTAGTGTCACATCCACACACTGGGGAATCCAGGGATCAGTTCCTTTGGCACCCATTTGGCTTCTGTTCTTACCCACGTTTATTAGTAGCGCATCGTTGGAATTCAGCAGCAATTAACCCCCTTGTAAAAAAAGCAAGCCTGAGTACCAGGAAGCGTCTGGGTAATTAGCCTTGGCTGCCATTTACAGCTTGTTTGGGTGCAAGGTGCATCCAGCCACAGCAGCGCAGGATGAACCAATGGGATCCTGCTGAGGTACCACTTTTTCAGCCCCGTTCTCCCCAGCTGGACACCCTGTGCTCTAAGCTCGCTGCATGCCACTTGTAGGTATGCACATGCCTCTAAACACCTATCCCAGAAGCAGGTTACTATTAAAAAAACCAAGCTGAGATATTAATCACCATTATTTTCACCTTAGATGGTTTGAAAATGTTCAttgaaatgttatttcaaatagacaaaaaaacacacaactgattaaaaaatcagtatttttttttcagatggtaCCATTTCCTGCGAGAGGAAAGCTCTGCATTCCTGCCCACCCTAATCCTTTCCGAATCTGATATATCCAGGAgactctctcctcttccttttgcctTCTTTGTCACGAAGAGTTTGTATGTCCTAAAAAAAGACTTTGTTGTTCCCTGTGTATTTCTAAGTAACGTTACATGCCCCTTCCACAGGGCTGCACAAGCCTGTCCCAGCTgcatcccagccctgccctctAGCTTTATATTCAGAGCTGTTATGCAAGAACTGGCAGAGGACAACCTCTGCTCCCCCAGACAGGAAGCATTTGTTTGCTAGATTgatgaaattttatttgaagagGGGTAGAGCACATCAGTCTCACAGAAGTAGTCGATTATCTTCCCGCATGggttgaaaacaaaaataatcctaCTCCCATTTTTGGTTTAACCTGTTTTCTGGGGAGATAAAGCTTATACAAGCCTAAAACCTGCTTCTGAAATAACTCCCTTCAGCCAGATACAGCGGAGATTGCTTTCCTACATGTTTAATGAGACCGGCTGGCTGCGCAGCTCTTTCCTGAGACATGGCCCGTTGCACAGGCACACTTGGCTAAATGGAAACCACGAGGATCCCGACTTACCTGAGCTGGTTTTCCCATTGCCTTTGATAACTGCTGGGTGAGCTCTCCTGTGAAAGACTCAGGAACTTTGTCCTTGCTTATATTTGTGTTAACAATGAATTTAGGCATCTTTGGGTCGCAAGAGGGTTTTCTTTCAGCTCGCCTCGTTCACAGCACAGCACGGCTTTGCTCCCAACACACCTGCTAGATTGCTTACCCCACTGAGAAGGAAAGCGTGCCAGGAGCCCTTAAATAACCAGCAGTGACGTGCCCTGCTGCTCCGGGGGGAGCAGGAGTCCCTCGGCAGAGAAGGGGCcgcctgtgctgctggctgctgttgcAGGCAGTCCAGGTAAAGTTTCTGCAGCATGTAGATGTAGATGGACACCTCAACTGCGAGTTTGGGGACTCTCTGTGGCATAGACCATAACAGAAAATGTCATGGAGACCTCCCCTGAACTGTGACAAAGTTGTCACAAAGAAGCCTTTAATTCATCCACTGTTCATGTTAATGGATTGGCTCTCCTGCATCAGAAATgctctgaaaataatgaaaatcctgaaaaaaaatatccaaaaatacttttcaggGCATGTATCCTGTGtcaaagcattaaaatgaaCTCAAATGGCAGCTCCATCCACAAGGAGAGGAACTGCTGTTTGCGGTATTGATGAATCTCTTCTTCAGGGATTTGTTGAAAGCAGGTGGTGTGATCCAAAGCACTCAGTCATAAATCACACTACTGTTGTTAGTGGTCACCTGGAAAATCTTATACTGTATTTGTAATGAACTTCACAACCTGTTTTTTCTACTGGTACAACAATCTCTAGTTATTTGCAGCTTACTTAtgtaacaagaaaaacatttccaaaacaaactctttcttttctgaaaacatctgaTGTAATTCCCAGAAGCTGATGTACCAGCTCGGAAACCAGATCCTTTGACACCACAAGGGCTCTTGAGAGCATGCTTTATTTTACAGGAACCATTTCACCTCTTGTACATACACCGAGAACTGTAACTGTTCAGCTGGTCCTTCTCCCTGCCTGGAGTTACCAGGACATTCTCCACTGAGACCCCATCTCCCGAAGGACTGTCCAACAGTacaatttcaatgttttttttttctttttttttttttctttttttttttcttttttctttttcttttttctttttcttttttctttttctttatccgTAGCTGGAACCTGTTTCCTAAGTTCCTCTGCTAAGTTTTGAATCTGTGTTCCCTGGGGTCACAGTAAACCATGCACCTAGCTTTTCCTCTATCAGCCTGACAGTCAGAATTTTAGACTTCTGTTTTATCCCTGTCTCATGACTGATGAACGTtaattcttccttccctccattTGCCTCTTTAAATTATTCTGCTTGGTCTTACATACTTCTAAATACCCTTCTCTGAACTATTTGCTGACAGTATCCTGATTCTGAGGTGCTCAGAACTAGTGAGGTCTCACTCAGGCAAGTTCAGTAACAAACTCCTTGTTCAGGTATCTGTGGTGTCAGACAGGGCTCCTGGGAGCAAGGGAGAGCAGCTGAGACCCAGGGCTGTGGATCCAGAGTCAAGAGGCAGCCTTTACGTATGGTCTCAGGGTGGATTGGGCCCTATGGATcattaacaaaatgttttacaacTTCACAAAGTACACTAAGataaaagatgtatttatttaggaaaaaaaatctatttgcatCCAGTAGATCTTAAAGCTGACTGACAAAATTTCCTGTTAAAATGTTTAGAGATCAGCAAGAAATAAATCTCCAGCATAATGAATTTcatatctgtatttaaaaaacaaagagaagacaCAGAAGTGCTCGGagtctgtttttaatgtttcttttttagttCTATTCCAACAttgtttcctgtcttttctAAGAGATGCAAATTTCTCCTCCGGACGTTCAGAGTTTGGTGCAGAACAACTGTTCCTTAGGAAAGTTATTTTCTGTcactgagatttctttttttccaaaattcagCTTGTTgaactctgcttttatttccatgatTGACTTTCCCTTGGTCTCAGGAAGGTACAGGTAGATGAAAATTGCTGATAAAACAAGGATTCCCAAAAAGATAAGGAAGCAGAAGGGACCAAGGTTATCCTGCAAGCAAATGAGAGAGAcgggaaggaaaataagaatctcatttctgtttctttgcccTTAGGTGCAGGTCTGTGTCTTAGTAATGAAAATTCAAAGGTCTGCTCAATACACAAACCAGGGCAAGTATTAAACCAAGAATTTCCACTGGCCATGTCTGATCTGAGTCCAACTGCTGCATCTCTGGCAGGCCTGGGGTACCCTTGAGCAGGCCTGGTGTTCGGACAGAGCTCTAAGCTTGCATGTCTTTGCAatttattgctattatttaGCTCCCTGTCAGCTTTCGGAAGGATATTAGCCTGGAGGGAGGGATCCAGTCAGAGTCACTTACAACAATCAATGGAAAAATCATCCCAAGTACAAACAGCCCCATCCAGTTGATGCAGCCAACAATCAGAAAGGCTGACGGTCTGTATGACTGGCTGAAGATTTCAACCATGATAGATACAGTGGCtccagctgaaaaagaaaagcaaaacacgGACAAGGTATTCTTGTTTCCTTAGTTCCACAGCACACCTTGCTCCTGCCAAAGATCCTTATGGTGGCAGTGGTAGGAAATGACAGACAGGCAGCAGAGGTGGCCTGCTGCCCGGTGGCTTCTGCTATGAGGCTGAAAGGCCTTCTCCCCACTTACACCTATCTATCtgccttttcttccttattttctcaaattttaTCATGGGACTCCTCTGTTCTTCCTctgccagctgtgctgccagccaACATGATACAAAAATT
This genomic stretch from Anas acuta chromosome 17, bAnaAcu1.1, whole genome shotgun sequence harbors:
- the LOC137841235 gene encoding macrophage migration inhibitory factor-like, which encodes MPKFIVNTNISKDKVPESFTGELTQQLSKAMGKPAQYLAIQISPDQVMSFGGSTAPCAMCFLYSIGKIGEQENKVYSKLLCDLLNKQLKIPSDRIYVSFFEISAANVGWNNTTFA